In Vitis vinifera cultivar Pinot Noir 40024 chromosome 17, ASM3070453v1, one genomic interval encodes:
- the LOC100264712 gene encoding uncharacterized protein LOC100264712: protein MALEWVVLGYAAGAEAIMLLLLTLPQPINPLRKGLISVTKALLKPFLSVVPFCLFLLMDIYWKYETRPTCSSHHCSPSDHLRHQKSMMKSQRNATLIAAALLFYWLLYSVTKLVDRIDELDRRVQKLKDED from the coding sequence ATGGCCCTAGAATGGGTGGTGCTCGGGTACGCCGCCGGCGCCGAGGCCATAATGCTCCTCCTGCTAACCCTCCCACAACCCATAAACCCTCTGCGGAAAGGTCTGATATCAGTGACCAAAGCCCTCCTAAAACCCTTCCTCTCAGTGGTTCCATTTTGCCTGTTCCTGCTGATGGACATCTACTGGAAGTACGAGACTCGACCCACTTGCTCTTCCCACCACTGCTCTCCTTCCGACCACCTCCGCCACCAGAAATCCATGATGAAGAGCCAGCGCAACGCCACCTTGATTGCCGCTGCTTTGCTCTTCTACTGGTTGCTTTATTCTGTCACCAAGCTCGTGGACCGAATCGACGAGCTCGACCGACGGGTTCAGAAACTGAAGGATGAGGATTAA